From the Marinobacter sp. es.048 genome, the window CTGATTTAAAACAGTAGCTCACAGCCGTGCGGGAAAGCATACTGCCTCGCAATCGGCTCTGCTGAAGTGATGCAGGTTTCACCGTGGCGATAGTGATGCCGATTGCAGTCGTTACCGAGACCCTGTTCGAGAATAGGCAAAAGGTGATCTCTAAGCCTTGCCCATCCAAGCATACTTGCTATGTTCTTTTCGGCAAATTCAAACAGGTCGCCAAACGCATCAATCCAGCCGCTGTCCCGAACCATATTCAAACCACCCAGTCCATGACGATGAATATGAGGGAGAAACAGGGAGCTGGTGCCGTGGAAGAAGGGCACCTTGAACGTCCCGTTTTTATCTAGCAACTCGTTGGATTTCATACAAACCTTCCCTGTCCTGTTCCGAATCGAGGAGTGTCGCGAACCTTTTGAGAGACTGCAGAGGTTTTGACCGACCGCCTTCCATAGTGTTCTGCTCAGACGCCCAGAATCCGTTCACTCTTTGACAATGACTCGCCAATACCCTTCATAGCGGAGGCCGTCGACGCTCTCTCTTGGGGTATCGGATACGACCTCGTACATCTTTCCTTCGAAGATCCCATCGGCAAGACGATCTGCAACAACGCGACTGGCTGTGCGCTCCAGTGTCACTCTGTGGTGGGGCTCCACTTCGCGCGCACGTGAGTCCCCCTTCCGATCGACAGCCCACCATTCAAATTCAAAACTTCCTCTCATTGGTCCGTTCCTTTTCCAGAAAAATCAATGCAGAATTGCTTGAGATCATCCACGCTGAGTTGTCGATTAAATCATTTTTCTGGGTACGACTCTGCAGGCCAGCTTTCGTTTTCCAGCATTTGCGCCTCTGGCTTGAGATAGCCCAGCTGTTGCTCGCACGAGTGAAACTTGAGGCCAGAATTCAGGAAAGGCTACAAGAAACCATCATCGGAGCTGCCGAAGCTGCCGATGCCAAAGTCGCTATCCATCCCAGTCCCGATACCCATGCTGTCATCCATGCCGATGCTGGAGCCCATAGTGTCGTCCATGCCAGTGCCCATGCTGTCATGTAAACCCAGGCTCATACTGTCGTCACTCATTCCGTAAACGTTACCGCCTACATCAATCATACTGTTGACCATAGGCAGGCCGGTCGCGGGGTTGATGCCACCGCTTGCGATACCGTCGTCATCGCCTAGTGGGCTGGAGCAATCACTAAACAAGTCGTCTGTGAACAGGCTGTCATTATCGGTCACTGATTCAGTATCTGAATCTGCCAAAATACCTCCCGCCCGGCTGATCTCTTGCCAGTCGGGAGATGTCACCATTGGCTCTCGAACTGGCTCAGGCTCCGATTCTGGCTGAGGCGTCTTCAATCCCAGCCCGTCATGGCTGACGTACTCCTTACCCTCGTGGACGGTGTAAACAGTGTATTCGTCAGGCTTCAGTTCATCGCTTTTGGTGAACAGGGATTTCAGGGTTTTGAACATAACGGCATCATCCAGATTCATAAATTGAGTTGCTTCTCCGCAACCTAGCACACAACCAAAAAGATCAAAGCGATTGCCTGAGGAACCGATCACTCTCAGGCTCCATTAGCTCTGGCTTTGTTTTCCTCGTCGTCATTAATTCAAATACAGCTCCATCTGCTTGAATTAGCGCCGAAGTCACAGCTCATGAAAGCCGCGAAGTCTTCATCGAAACTGGCAACCGGATGCCTTGCTGCACTAGCGAACTGATCAAGATAATCTTCGGTGATCTCCTTTTCCTCGGTGATGCCTGCACCGGCGTTAGACGCTCATACCCAGACCTGAACTAAGTATCCTTATCCTTAGTCACCGACAGTGCCCGATTTTTCACCTTCGCGCGGATTTGCTCAGGGCTTGAATACATCCAGCGGGCCGCGATACCGATCGCCTCTCCCGGGCTCGCGGTCTAACGGGCGTTATGCTTTAGTGTGAGCGTGCCAACGCATGAAAAGGGTCTTAGGATTGGATTGACTCCGGGCGCTCTCCCAGGCAAAGGGCGTCGTCCGATCAAAAAATAACTAGATGGAAGCCTTCTTCTCATTTCTCATCGCGTAGTCGGATTGCAACGACCGCGGCGAGGACAACCGCACCAGTACGCTGCGCGTCCTCCGCAAACGCCCAATCAGAGCCCATAAAAGCGGTTAAGATCAGCGAAAAACACGCCACAACAGCTGGCCAACCCCAAAGAAATTGCGCCTCTTTCCCGAGCATCTTTTTCACTGCAACGCTCGAGTAAACGCACGCAATCGCAGTGGCCACCACTTGAAATGTCGGCGCAACAAACCATTGCGCCTGTTGAGCCAGATCCACACCAAAAGACGTTTTAAGGAACGAGGTAAGAGCGCTCAAGATGAAAGCTGCCAAAAGCCCTGACGCAGACAGGATCACCAGCCCGCGAAAATAAGACCAGGCAATCTCAAAGACGCGAGATTCCACAAGGCTGGTTGCGCGATTCGACATACAAAACTCCGGTGGGCGCGTCAAAGCGGTCGTAAAACAACGGGCCAGAACTTATACTGTATATTTAAACAGTATCAAAGAAGTCAGCACGATGCAGATTAAAGACATATTCTCTCCGACTTTGGGCCGCAAGCAACCCGGCATTCCGTTCTCGGGTGATACCGTCCAGGCCGGTTTTCCATCGCCGGCCCAGGATTACACCGAAAAGACGCTCTCCCTGGATGAACTATGCATCCGGACACCGGCCGCGACCTTCTTCGTCCGCGCTTCGGGAACGTCTATGGAAAAGGCTGGCATCCATGACGGTGACGTTCTGGTTGTCGATCGAAGCCTGCCGCATACCCATGGAAAAGTCGTTATTGCCACGGTGGACGGGGAATTTCTGTGCAAGAGGTTGGAC encodes:
- the umuD gene encoding translesion error-prone DNA polymerase V autoproteolytic subunit encodes the protein MQIKDIFSPTLGRKQPGIPFSGDTVQAGFPSPAQDYTEKTLSLDELCIRTPAATFFVRASGTSMEKAGIHDGDVLVVDRSLPHTHGKVVIATVDGEFLCKRLDLSNRDKPVLRAESDDYPDITLRNESELEIFGVVTTVVHSV